The Lysobacter enzymogenes genome window below encodes:
- the grpE gene encoding nucleotide exchange factor GrpE, with product MNQHDPNPDPNLETQDPAAAGAGLSEADALRAELNKLREDSLRERAELDNQRKRVVRDIEMARKFANERLLGDLLPVIDSLEAGLSAAGGDAGALREGMELTLRQLLKVAADNGLVAVDPTGQPFNPEHHQAMSMVPAPGVAPNHVVQVYQKGWLLNERLLRPALVVVAQDA from the coding sequence ATGAATCAACACGACCCGAACCCCGATCCGAACCTCGAGACCCAGGACCCGGCCGCCGCCGGCGCCGGCCTGTCCGAGGCCGATGCCCTGCGCGCCGAATTGAACAAGCTGCGCGAGGATTCGCTGCGCGAGCGCGCCGAACTCGACAACCAGCGCAAGCGCGTGGTCCGCGATATCGAAATGGCGCGCAAGTTCGCCAACGAACGCCTGCTCGGCGACCTGCTGCCGGTGATCGACAGCCTCGAAGCCGGCCTGTCCGCTGCCGGCGGCGATGCCGGCGCGCTGCGCGAGGGCATGGAGCTGACCCTGCGCCAGTTGCTCAAGGTCGCCGCCGACAACGGCCTGGTCGCGGTCGACCCGACCGGCCAGCCGTTCAATCCCGAACACCACCAGGCCATGAGCATGGTGCCGGCGCCCGGCGTGGCGCCGAACCATGTGGTCCAGGTCTACCAGAAGGGCTGGCTGCTCAACGAGCGCCTGCTGCGCCCGGCCCTGGTCGTGGTCG
- the hrcA gene encoding heat-inducible transcriptional repressor HrcA, which translates to MNRRANDPALDPRARQLLRALIGRYIHSGEPVGSQTLARHAGLDVSAATIRNILSDLEEAGLLSAPHTSAGRIPTAQGYRLFVDSLLQVRPLPEGEVARLRSELPSGSGTQALLGSASELLSAMTHFVGVVSVPKREQFAFRKIEFVPLDAQRVLAILVFADQEVQNRIIQTRRPFETGELERVGNYLNAHFAGRPVAEIRATLLLELRNAQSEMQALLAQSVELAEQALAPDNDDMVLAGQTRLMGVQELADLDRLRELFDAFARKREILQLLERTVRAPGVRIFIGEETGLAPLEGVSLVTAPYTAGGRVLGVLGVIGPTRMAYDRVIPVVQAAADALGEAFGPTEVD; encoded by the coding sequence ATGAACCGCCGAGCCAACGACCCCGCCCTCGACCCGCGCGCGCGCCAGCTGCTGCGCGCGCTGATCGGCCGCTACATCCACAGCGGCGAGCCGGTCGGCTCGCAGACCCTGGCCCGCCACGCCGGGCTCGACGTCAGCGCGGCGACGATCCGCAACATCCTGTCCGACCTGGAGGAGGCCGGCCTGCTCAGCGCGCCGCACACCTCGGCCGGGCGCATCCCGACCGCCCAGGGCTACCGCCTGTTCGTCGATTCGCTGCTGCAGGTGCGCCCGCTGCCGGAAGGCGAGGTGGCGCGGCTGCGCAGCGAACTGCCGTCCGGCTCGGGCACCCAGGCCCTGCTCGGCAGCGCTTCGGAGCTGCTGTCGGCGATGACCCACTTCGTCGGCGTGGTCAGCGTGCCCAAGCGCGAGCAGTTCGCGTTCCGCAAGATCGAGTTCGTGCCGCTGGACGCGCAGCGGGTGCTGGCGATCCTGGTGTTCGCCGATCAGGAGGTGCAGAACCGCATCATCCAGACCCGCCGCCCGTTCGAGACCGGCGAGCTGGAGCGCGTGGGCAACTACCTCAATGCCCACTTCGCCGGCCGCCCGGTCGCCGAGATCCGCGCCACCTTGCTGCTGGAACTGCGCAACGCCCAGTCGGAGATGCAGGCGCTGCTGGCGCAGTCGGTGGAACTGGCCGAGCAGGCGCTGGCCCCCGACAACGACGACATGGTCCTGGCCGGGCAGACCCGGCTGATGGGCGTGCAGGAACTGGCCGACCTGGACCGGCTGCGCGAGCTGTTCGACGCCTTCGCCCGCAAGCGCGAGATCCTGCAGCTGCTCGAACGCACGGTGCGCGCGCCCGGCGTGCGCATCTTCATCGGCGAGGAAACCGGGCTGGCGCCGCTGGAGGGCGTGTCGCTGGTGACCGCGCCGTACACCGCCGGCGGGCGGGTGCTCGGCGTGCTCGGGGTGATCGGGCCGACCCGGATGGCGTACGACCGGGTCATTCCGGTGGTGCAGGCCGCCGCCGATGCGCTCGGCGAGGCGTTTGGTCCAACCGAAGTGGACTAA